Proteins encoded together in one Dermacentor variabilis isolate Ectoservices chromosome 2, ASM5094787v1, whole genome shotgun sequence window:
- the LOC142572755 gene encoding uncharacterized protein LOC142572755 isoform X1, translating to MATGLDTPLVLVTGATGYVGSHIVKLLLEDGELRVRATVRNLEQEDKTKFLRELVPDAKHPIELVQADLLKEDSWKDAVKDCTYVVHVAAPTPHSSLSKDNDLLKLAVDGTKAVLQACADSGTVKRVVLTSSISAVFDQSQPGSALSEREGKPFTEDDWSNAESTTLDAYGKAKTLQEKAAWDFVKELPEEKKFELVVINPGLCIGPLLQKTTHGVPTSVLLIKRFMDRSIPLVPPASLSVVDVRDVARAHIHALTVPGAAQNRHIVTNQCISVKDMATALAKEFKPHGYSISTAGAPYFLMWLNSLVDKNSKLLMSKLNKPSTYDNARMREVLEIEPRDVQQSILDTAYSMIQLGVVKKSKKMKKQELSTEGEGHVNGDLNGEKADDEKDEKKEGDDEEKATDEKKESAAEDTKKVEEVTKKVDEVIAEPPQNKELEPEDKVEKANGDVAEPPPQPVEVTAN from the exons TCGTGCTGGTGACGGGAGCCACGGGCTATGTGGGCTCGCACATCGTGAAGCTGCTGTTAGAGGATGGTGAGCTACGCGTCCGGGCCACGGTGCGCAACCTCGAGCAGGAGGATAAGACCAAGTTTCTGCGTGAGCTGGTGCCTGATGCCAAGCACCCTATCGAGCTGGTGCAGGCAGACCTTCTCAAGGAGGACAGCTGGAAAGA TGCTGTGAAAGACTGCACATATGTAGTGCACGTGGCTGCACCCACACCGCACTCTTCGCTCTCCAAGGACAATGACCTGCTCAAGCTGGCCGTTGATGGTACCAAGGCTGTGCTGCAGGCCTGTGCTGACTCGGGCACTGTCAAGAGGGTTGTTCTCACCAGCTCCATCAGTGCTGTCTTTG ATCAATCCCAGCCAGGGAGTGCCCTAAGTGAGCGTGAAGGCAAACCTTTCACAGAAGATGACTGGAGCAATGCCGAGTCTACAACGTTGGATGCCTATGGAAAGGCTAAGACGCTCCAGGAGAAGGCAGCATGGGATTTTGTCAAGGAGCTGCCAG AGGAGAAGAAATTTGAGCTGGTGGTCATTAACCCTGGACTCTGCATTGGACCTCTGCTGCAGAAGACAACCCATGGCGTGCCCACTAGTGTGCTG CTGATCAAGCGCTTCATGGACCGGTCTATACCATTGGTGCCTCCGGCATCACTCAGTGTGGTGGATGTTCGTGATGTGGCGCGGGCACACATACATGCGCTCACTGTGCCAGGAGCAGCACAAAACCGCCACATTGTCACCAACCAGTGCATATCTGTCAAGGACATGGCCACAGCACTTGCAAAGGAGTTCAAGCCACATG GCTACAGCATTTCAACAGCCGGAGCACCATACTTCCTGATGTGGCTCAACAGCCTGGTGGACAAGAACTCCAAGCTGCTCATGTCCAAGCTGAACAAGCCAAGCACATATGACAATGCCCGCATGCGTGAGGTGCTCGAGATTGAGCCCCGCGATGTGCAGCAGTCGATCCTGGACACTGCCTACAGCATGATTCAGCTGGGCGTCGTCAAGAAGtccaagaagatgaagaagcaGGAGCTTTCGACTGAGG GAGAGGGCCATGTGAATGGCGACTTGAATGGTGAAAAGGCAGATGATGAAAaggacgagaagaaagagggagaTGATGAAGAAAAGGCTACTGATGAGAAGAAGGAGTCTGCCGCCGAGGACACCAAGAAGGTTGAAGAGGTCACCAAGAAGGTCGACGAGGTCATTGCTGAGCCCCCACAGAACAAGGAACTTGAGCCAGAAGACAAGGTTGAGAAGGCAAATGGCGATGTTGCGGAACCACCGCCACAGCCTGTAGAGGTGACTGCAAACTGA
- the LOC142572755 gene encoding uncharacterized protein LOC142572755 isoform X2, which translates to MLSRPGEAVVLVTGATGYVGSHIVKLLLEDGELRVRATVRNLEQEDKTKFLRELVPDAKHPIELVQADLLKEDSWKDAVKDCTYVVHVAAPTPHSSLSKDNDLLKLAVDGTKAVLQACADSGTVKRVVLTSSISAVFDQSQPGSALSEREGKPFTEDDWSNAESTTLDAYGKAKTLQEKAAWDFVKELPEEKKFELVVINPGLCIGPLLQKTTHGVPTSVLLIKRFMDRSIPLVPPASLSVVDVRDVARAHIHALTVPGAAQNRHIVTNQCISVKDMATALAKEFKPHGYSISTAGAPYFLMWLNSLVDKNSKLLMSKLNKPSTYDNARMREVLEIEPRDVQQSILDTAYSMIQLGVVKKSKKMKKQELSTEGEGHVNGDLNGEKADDEKDEKKEGDDEEKATDEKKESAAEDTKKVEEVTKKVDEVIAEPPQNKELEPEDKVEKANGDVAEPPPQPVEVTAN; encoded by the exons TCGTGCTGGTGACGGGAGCCACGGGCTATGTGGGCTCGCACATCGTGAAGCTGCTGTTAGAGGATGGTGAGCTACGCGTCCGGGCCACGGTGCGCAACCTCGAGCAGGAGGATAAGACCAAGTTTCTGCGTGAGCTGGTGCCTGATGCCAAGCACCCTATCGAGCTGGTGCAGGCAGACCTTCTCAAGGAGGACAGCTGGAAAGA TGCTGTGAAAGACTGCACATATGTAGTGCACGTGGCTGCACCCACACCGCACTCTTCGCTCTCCAAGGACAATGACCTGCTCAAGCTGGCCGTTGATGGTACCAAGGCTGTGCTGCAGGCCTGTGCTGACTCGGGCACTGTCAAGAGGGTTGTTCTCACCAGCTCCATCAGTGCTGTCTTTG ATCAATCCCAGCCAGGGAGTGCCCTAAGTGAGCGTGAAGGCAAACCTTTCACAGAAGATGACTGGAGCAATGCCGAGTCTACAACGTTGGATGCCTATGGAAAGGCTAAGACGCTCCAGGAGAAGGCAGCATGGGATTTTGTCAAGGAGCTGCCAG AGGAGAAGAAATTTGAGCTGGTGGTCATTAACCCTGGACTCTGCATTGGACCTCTGCTGCAGAAGACAACCCATGGCGTGCCCACTAGTGTGCTG CTGATCAAGCGCTTCATGGACCGGTCTATACCATTGGTGCCTCCGGCATCACTCAGTGTGGTGGATGTTCGTGATGTGGCGCGGGCACACATACATGCGCTCACTGTGCCAGGAGCAGCACAAAACCGCCACATTGTCACCAACCAGTGCATATCTGTCAAGGACATGGCCACAGCACTTGCAAAGGAGTTCAAGCCACATG GCTACAGCATTTCAACAGCCGGAGCACCATACTTCCTGATGTGGCTCAACAGCCTGGTGGACAAGAACTCCAAGCTGCTCATGTCCAAGCTGAACAAGCCAAGCACATATGACAATGCCCGCATGCGTGAGGTGCTCGAGATTGAGCCCCGCGATGTGCAGCAGTCGATCCTGGACACTGCCTACAGCATGATTCAGCTGGGCGTCGTCAAGAAGtccaagaagatgaagaagcaGGAGCTTTCGACTGAGG GAGAGGGCCATGTGAATGGCGACTTGAATGGTGAAAAGGCAGATGATGAAAaggacgagaagaaagagggagaTGATGAAGAAAAGGCTACTGATGAGAAGAAGGAGTCTGCCGCCGAGGACACCAAGAAGGTTGAAGAGGTCACCAAGAAGGTCGACGAGGTCATTGCTGAGCCCCCACAGAACAAGGAACTTGAGCCAGAAGACAAGGTTGAGAAGGCAAATGGCGATGTTGCGGAACCACCGCCACAGCCTGTAGAGGTGACTGCAAACTGA